Proteins encoded together in one Scheffersomyces stipitis CBS 6054 chromosome 5, complete sequence window:
- the AMO2 gene encoding copper-containing amine oxidase (go_function copper ion binding) produces the protein MAPTPHPFDSARDYEVRLASKLVKDAYPAEANVHFVQIDRLDPPKKDMIKYLEAEKHGLPLPAIPRVFYAYYWTNTLEFNKALVNVTVGHVITRTKLPKGVCGPLLPDDMMEWEEYCTNHPVVQAEIAKLKLPAGYTVRNDPWIYATDDPNERRPLVQFFMYVLAGNGHTESNHYSLPLKFSPVFECFSKKFIRMDYLPGGFDETTTPTGPWQQVPCVEYHPDLNGESIPREVKPLLITQPDGPSFTVEGGKVKWQGWEFRVSSSSREGFAVYDVSFKGRQVFYRISLSEMTVPYGDPRAPYHRKQAFDLGDCGFGTNGNHLNLGCDCLGTIKYMDGYGIHANGEPYVIPNTICMHEQDNGILYKHVNYRTNNAVVARKREFVVQTIATVANYEYVINLKFVNDGSIDIETRATGILSTMPIDENVKVPWGTIVGPNVMAAYHQHILSFRIDPAVDGHKNTVVFDDTLKLPRSKLNPYGIGFVSDRKYVEKAGYVEQSPFTNRTYKIINENVINPISKTPVGYKIAMPARQMILADDDSFNVKRAKFATQQVWVTKYRDHELFAAGEFTNQSQNDTGLGEWANGTDDVRNEDIVVWATLGFTHIPRVEDFPVMPVETHNIHLVPFNFFDKNPALDIPQSNQAFNKSTLYTGGKEEPACCKTKI, from the coding sequence ATGGCTCCAACTCCACACCCATTCGACTCTGCCAGAGACTACGAAGTCAGATTGGCCTCCAAATTGGTCAAGGACGCCTACCCAGCCGAAGCTAATGTCCACTTTGTCCAGATCGACAGACTCGATCCTCCCAAGAAGGACATGatcaagtacttggaaGCTGAGAAGCACGGCTTGCCATTGCCAGCCATCCCCAGAGTGTTCTACGCCTACTACTGGACCAACACCTTGGAATTCAACAAGGCTTTGGTCAACGTCACTGTGGGCCATGTCATCACCAGAACCAAGTTGCCCAAGGGTGTCTGTGGTCCATTGTTGCCTGACGACATGATGGAATGGGAAGAGTACTGTACCAACCACCCTGTTGTCCAGGCCGAAattgccaagttgaagttgccaGCTGGCTACACCGTTAGAAACGACCCTTGGATCTATGCCACCGACGATCCCAATGAAAGAAGACCTTTGGTCCAGTTCTTCATGTATGTCCTTGCTGGTAACGGCCATACTGAGTCTAACCACTACTCCTTGCCATTGAAGTTCTCGCCTGTCTTTGAGTGtttctccaagaagttcatcaGAATGGACTACTTGCCAGGAGGCTTCGACGAGACTACCACTCCTACCGGGCCATGGCAACAGGTTCCTTGTGTGGAATACCATCCAGACTTGAACGGAGAATCCATTCCTAGAGAAGTCAAGCCTTTGCTCATCACTCAGCCAGACGGTCCTTCTTTCACTGTCGAAGGTGGAAAGGTCAAATGGCAAGGATGGGAATTCAGAGTATCCTCCTCATCCAGAGAAGGTTTTGCTGTCTACGATGTCAGCTTCAAGGGCAGACAAGTTTTCTACCGTATCTCTTTGTCTGAAATGACAGTTCCATACGGTGACCCTAGAGCTCCTTACCACAGAAAGCAAGCCTTCGACTTGGGTGACTGTGGTTTCGGTACCAACGGTAACCACTTGAACTTGGGTTGTGATTGTTTGGGAACCATCAAGTACATGGACGGTTACGGAATCCATGCCAATGGTGAACCTTATGTCATTCCAAACACCATCTGTATGCACGAACAAGACAACGGTATCTTGTACAAGCACGTCAACTACAGAACCAACAACGCTGTCGTTGCCAGAAAGAGAGAGTTTGTCGTTCAAACCATTGCTACTGTTGCCAACTACGAGTACgtcatcaacttgaagtttgtcaaCGACGGTTCCATCGACATCGAAACCAGAGCCACTGGTATCTTGTCCACCATGCCTATTGATGAAAACGTCAAGGTTCCATGGGGTACTATTGTTGGACCAAACGTTATGGCTGCCTACCATCAACATATCTTGTCTTTCAGAATCGACCCAGCAGTTGATGGTCACAAAAACACTGTTGTCTTCGATGATACTCTCAAGTTGCCCAGATCCAAGTTGAACCCATACGGTATCGGTTTCGTTTCTGACAGAAAGTACGTTGAAAAGGCTGGCTACGTCGAGCAGTCTCCTTTCACCAACAGAACCTACAAGATCATTAATGAAAATGTCATTAACCCAATCTCGAAGACTCCAGTTGGTTATAAGATTGCCATGCCTGCTAGACAGATGATCTTGGCCGATGATGACTCGTTCAACGTCAAGAGAGCCAAGTTCGCTACCCAACAGGTCTGGGTCACTAAGTACAGAGACCATGAGTTGtttgctgctggtgaatTCACCAACCAGTCCCAAAATGATACTGGTCTTGGTGAATGGGCTAACGGTACTGATGATGTCAGAAACGAAGACATCGTTGTCTGGGCTACCTTGGGTTTCACGCATATTCCAAGAGTTGAAGACTTCCCAGTCATGCCTGTTGAAACCCACAACATCCACTTGGTTcctttcaacttcttcgacaaGAACCCAGCCTTGGATATCCCTCAATCCAACCAagccttcaacaagtctaCTTTGTACACTGGTGGCAAGGAAGAGCCAGCTTGTTGCAAGACCAAGATATAA
- a CDS encoding predicted protein encodes MAPKLPAGGSRSNPKLWLAAVVATSVVTIGYQIYQLYSQEDERIRERSGKVSEAIEGSVAKKYGNKSIALTLSHSILNSKLPLNEILINNENMIFILPPNLSEDDVTYNLDPSKSGIMPNFKLLKCSNIQGYVQVLKNLKPDMLLICSDDLGLSFMNLSKDLNNFIKTIVNMDQNSEDIYSKFTTPIEQQTLDSQGERSNI; translated from the exons ATGGCTCCAAAATTGCCGGCTGGTGGATCCAGATCCAACCCCAAGTTGTGGTTAGCAGCCGTAGTGGCCACTTCTGTAGTTACTATAGGGTACCAAATATACCAGTTGTATAGCCAGGAGGATGAACGAATTCGCGAGAGAAGTGGCAAAGTGAGCGAGGCCATCGAGGGGAGTGTAGCCAAAAAGTACGGCAACAAATCGATAGCGTTGACGTTATCACATTCGATTCTCAATCTGAAGCTTCCACTCAACGAGATTCTCATCAACAACGAAAATATGATTTTTATCTTACCTCCCAATTTGCTGGAGGACGACGTGACGTATAATCTTGATCCTCTGAAGTCGGGAATTATgcccaacttcaagttgctcAAGTGTCTGAACATCCAGGGCTATGTCcaggtgttgaagaatttgaagcCGGAcatgttgttgatttgtTCCGATGATTTGGGATTGTCTTTCATGAACTTGTCcaaggacttgaacaattttATCAAGACCATTGTAAACATGGATCAGAACAGCGAGGACATCTACCTGAAG TTCACCACTCCAATTGAACAGCAAACTTTGGATAGTCAAGGTGAGAGATCCAACATTTAG
- the DBF2 gene encoding protein kinase (required for late nuclear division. Cdc15 promotes the exit from mitosis by directly switching on the kinase activity of Dbf2~go_function protein kinase activity; ATP binding~go_process protein amino acid phosphorylation~go_function protein kinase activity; ATP binding~go_process protein amino acid phosphorylation), whose product MSSKVANFFHRSPKHSHIQEMDIADISQTMENVSISSNMMDVDNSFQLNSTRNQLNKENITPLNSPSKSILHNSPQLHHKGSSRFPYSPSPQDQAVNIQQNINQLQPPLSQRYKLSQEEFHKKANSPKTKRLASVAQLYFLDYYCDMFDYVISRRERTKLVEQKLLNDPSFSSNPQRQQLEWKNYVGRERALLRKRRLKPKHKDFEMITQVGQGGYGQVFLARKKDTREICALKVLNKKLLVKLDETRHVLTERDILTNTRSEWLVKLLYAFQDPEKVFLAMEFVPGGDFRTLLNNTGYLIPPHARFYMSEMFAAVNSLHELGFTHRDLKPENFLIDSKGHIKLTDFGLAAGTVSNDRIESMRLKLRNLQDLDNYQLPSHLMYERQKLFKQSQGHHNLANSIVGSPDYMALEVLEGKNYDYTIDYWSLGCMLFEALCGYPPFSGSKQDETYYNLKHWKTALRRPQTKDGRYVFSDRTWNLITKLINSPTQRLRTFKQIQQQSYFGDIKDWDKLRDRTPPFTPQLDNEEDAGYFDDFEDAEMMMKYKDVFARQEQNESLLEKSSGQGRKVLGQNNFIGFTFKHKSNPNNKFANGEINLLNFSSNSNARGNRLDPLATLY is encoded by the coding sequence atgtCTTCCAAAGTGGCTAACTTCTTCCACAGACTGCCCAAACATAGTCACATTCAAGAGATGGACATCGCAGATATTTCACAGACGATGGAAAACGTTCTGATTCTGTCAAACATGATGGACGTGGACAACTCTTTCCAACTCAACCTGACTCGTAACCAGCTCAACAAGGAGAATATTACACCATTGAATTCCCCAAGCAAGTCGATTTTGCACAACTCTCCACAACTTCATCACAAAGGTCTGTCTCGTTTTCCATACTCACCTTCTCCTCAAGATCAAGCTGTCAATATTCAACAGAACATCAACCAGCTCCAGCCACCCCTTAGTCAAAGATACAAGCTCTCGCAAGAGGAGTTCCATAAGAAGGCCAACAGTCCCAAGACAAAACGTTTAGCTTCTGTAGCCCAGTTGTACTTTCTTGACTACTACTGTGACATGTTTGACTATGTCATCAGCAGAAGAGAGCGAACTAAGTTGGTTGAACAGAAGTTACTCAACGATCCCAGCTTTAGTAGCAACCCtcagagacaacaacttgaGTGGAAAAACTACGTAGGCAGAGAGCGAGCTCTTTTGCgtaaaagaagattgaagCCCAAACACAAGGACTTTGAGATGATCACGCAGGTGGGCCAGGGTGGATATGGCCAAGTGTTTTTAGccagaaagaaagacaCCAGAGAGATATGTGCACTCAAagtgttgaacaagaagttgttggtcAAGTTAGATGAAACTAGACACGTTTTAACAGAAAGAGACATCTTGACCAACACCCGTAGTGAATGGCTTGTCAAGTTATTATATGCTTTTCAGGATCCGGAGAAGGTGTTTTTGGCAATGGAGTTTGTACCTGGTGGGGATTTCAGAaccttgttgaacaataCCGGCTACTTGATTCCGCCACACGCTCGTTTCTACATGAGCGAGATGTTTGCTGCAGTCAACTCTTTGCACGAGCTTGGTTTCACTCATCGTGACTTGAAACCagaaaacttcttgattgaCTCTAAGGGTCATATAAAATTGACCGACTTTGGATTGGCTGCTGGAACTGTTTCCAACGACAGAATTGAGAGTATGCGCCTCAAGTTGAGGAACTTACAAGACTTGGACAACTACCAGTTACCGTCGCATTTGATGTACGAAAGACAGAAGCTTTTCAAACAAAGTCAGGGACACCATAATCTTGCCAACTCCATTGTAGGATCGCCCGACTATATGGCTCTTGAGGTGTTGGAAGGTAAGAACTATGACTACACCATCGATTACTGGTCATTGGGATGTATGTTGTTTGAAGCTTTGTGCGGATATCCTCCATTCTCTGGATCTAAACAGGACGAGACCTACTATAACTTGAAGCATTGGAAAACGGCCTTGAGAAGACCTCAAACCAAAGACGGTAGATACGTGTTCAGTGATAGAACATGGAACTTGATTACAAAATTGATCAATTCGCCTACACAACGTCTCAGAACCTTCAAACAGATCCAACAACAGAGCTACTTCGGCGATATTAAGGACTGGGACAAGTTGAGAGACAGAACTCCTCCATTCACACCACAacttgataatgaagaagatgctgGTTATTTTGACGACTTTGAAGACGCTgaaatgatgatgaagtaCAAAGATGTCTTTGCCAGGCAAGAGCAGAACGAGTCTTTATTAGAGAAATCGTCTGGCCAAGGAAGAAAGGTCTTGGGTcagaacaacttcatcgGTTTCACTTTCAAGCATAAGTCCAACCccaacaacaagtttgCTAATGGCGAGATCAACcttttgaacttttcgTCGAACAGCAATGCCAGAGGAAATAGATTGGATCCTTTGGCCACTTTGTACTAG
- a CDS encoding predicted protein, which yields MAGGIRKKTSLRDKSSRKSGLASKISEFKQQSTIENGQDEHFHENPLLKLSKISKKEKQQQKTDTFNQKLLHKVTFNTSSNISKSAVRRRKRKEKEQLKPKMDELLTSLPDDMFAPTAASTTTIRRATKTGEATSGYVKSTKANLNLPNANKATGHKQILKQENKNFTNVLKNPEFRQSPFSALKNAIKENLQG from the exons ATG GCGGGTGGAATCAGGAAAAAGACCTCTTTGAGAGACAAGAGCTCCAGAAAGTCTGGTTTAGCCAGCAAGATTTCTGAATTCAAACAGCAATCCACCATAGAAAACGGCCAAGACGAACACTTCCATGAAAACCCGCTCTTGAAATTGCTGAAAATCagcaagaaagagaagcaGCAACAGAAAACAGATACCTTCAATCAGAAGTTGTTGCACAAAGTCACATTCAACACCTCCAGTAATATCAGTAAATCTGCTGTGAGAAGGCggaagagaaaagaaaaggaacaATTGAAGCCCAAGATGGACGAGTTGTTGACATCTTTGCCAGACGACATGTTTGCCCCCACTGCTGCTAGCACCACAACAATAAGGAGAGCTACCAAGACTGGGGAGGCTACTTCAGGTTACGTCAAGTCTACGAAGGCTAATTTGAACTTGCCGAATGCCAATAAGGCTACGGGCCATAAGCAGATTCTCAAGCAGGAGAATAAGAACTTCACAAACGTGTTGAAGAACCCTGAGTTCAGACAGTCGCCATTCAGCGCGTTGAAGAATGCCATCAAAGAGAACTTACAGGGATGA
- the LTE1 gene encoding GDP/GTP exchange factor (GDP/GTP exchange factor Gdp/GTP exchange factor required for growth at low temperatures~go_function guanyl-nucleotide exchange factor activity~go_process intracellular signaling cascade), translating to MFFEKKIFTDLKIHWLNLINEFWQIGVEIDSLVENGTIFTYNLPLAADIPNIKKLSKSNTETSIHTNPSYRRSAMLSLYDSNAHHKMLIFDGSHNANNEENPQFSINNLLLSHQSSRMSINTKIRELQEHHQQQHKRARKNLKQSGRHNHMNIKDSSLALKKYSKNENNPEAEPEDPEQDVTIGNTTVFQPNITSNNFQSPPQNTGFSTNGNIKLPFSKVGSVLPPTPVKKMDCVLKSDQEAPATPILAPPKRPSFQRPPTFRDGPVELGRRNSIKRLVDGWRKTLGHPRSIRNSATTCYTNTENKNEELHRLINNAISVASDDEEEEEEAGRVDILTARIIDELEYLIRYYVGNDVGNDVGHDTILEDDAQQSDFQLKGTDDEFVDVEPNMEEGNDECDTKSIDIMGSPAKKPRISIASPNAAMVGEIDGVLDDEDASDMDINDLSELNIVKIDNLINTEDDMENNQNDDKKPNTLNLLEASASQESSFQRPTSINWNDEGNLDLENSNVNEASGDIDDDEEEEEDEQGAVLVESTGVLLNGAQYNVGEDIHSFSPFNHANNSNDTSISTPSNITQYDAEIADLGIALSPQSMKQTTQYPQIKRISFSENTSFQARRTSTMSRSSGSILRRDSVKSYLSYDSAFSVSNGSHGSDQIFDHDTGLRKKTGYNDLRVLAGSNGDSLTAEDRKSLELAANVKTTSMNSYVSRSSSTRKSIRFSTLYALTELPFNASDEKVYQSSRKASLVQRSTMSEEMEDSSIFSVTMKSNKNSVRTNGGEGRSSNAGSDHSVAIPGISNNVLKELAAIPDESYQSRDPVEFALNKLEGRRSESTSIKNRNSAKSEEPTNAEEIHELKQSNNTEEILHAINNANTEDAIEFTDYDMTQEPPLTPIKKKSNPAKNPITSTPNNDSIIYLNQSAMNTRSSSPVFQTPKIILDNYSLHNVYLSVENVMDNETHISFVLSNDSTSLANHFTMIEKDMLQEVDWKELIELKWNKELNPVNSWLEIIVNDKYYNANKGVNLVIARFNLMVNWIISEIILTKNQKERISIISRFIHIAQKCYTLQNFSTLMQVILALTSEKVQQLRYTWKNLAPGDILMLKNLEELSSPLKNFLNIRLCINHMKPSKGCIPFVGLYLSDLVFNAERPTFIKRAPSFPDLDDTASTINSRNESEKLVNFSKFRTSVHIVKSLSQCIEWSSNYEMEIDPDLLSRCLYIKSLDEEEMNYCLENIDDY from the exons ATgttctttgaaaagaagattttcaCCGACTTGAAGATCCACTGGTTGAATCTCATTAATGAGTTCTGGCAAATCGGCGTTGAGATAGATTCCTTGGTCGAAAATGGCACTATATTCACTTATAATTTGCCTTTAGCAGCTGATATTcccaacatcaagaagcTTTCCAAGTCGAATACTGAGACCTCTATCCATACAAATCCCTCGTATCGACGTTCAGCCATGCTTTCATTGTACGATTCAAATGCTCACCACAAGATGCTCATATTTGACGGGTCACACAACGCTAACAATGAGGAAAACCCACAGTTCTCCATCAATAATCTTCTCTTACTGCACCAGTCGTCGCGAATGTCAATTAACACCAAGATTCGTGAATTACAAGAgcatcatcaacaacaacacaAACG AGCCAGGAAAAACTTGAAACAGTCTGGAAGACATAACCATATGAACATAAAAGACTCCTCATTAGCACTTAAGAAGTACTCGAAGAATGAGAACAATCCAGAGGCA GAACCCGAAGATCCAGAACAAGATGTTACTATAGGAAATACCACTGTTTTCCAGCCCAATATCACGTCTAACAACTTTCAATCACCGCCACAGAATACAGGATTCTCTACCAACGGTAACATTAAATTGCCGTTCTCAAAAGTAGGATCGGTACTTCCACCTACCCCCGTGAAAAAGATGGACTGCGTCCTCAAATCAGACCAAGAGGCACCTGCAACACCTATACTAGCTCCTCCCAAAAGACCTTCTTTCCAACGACCACCTACTTTCAGAGATGGACCTGTAGAATTGGGTAGAAGAAACTCAATCAAGAGACTTGTAGACGGTTGGAGGAAGACGTTGGGCCATCCTAGGTCAATCAGAA ACTCGGCCACAACTTGTTACACCAATACAGAGAATAAAAACGAAGAATTGCATAGACTCATTAACAATGCCATCAGCGTTGCTTCTGACGAcgaggaggaagaagaagaagcgGGCAGAGTTGATATCTTGACTGCCAGAATCATTGACGAGTTGGAGTACTTGATCAGATACTACGTTGGTAACGATGTTGGTAACGACGTAGGACACGATACgattcttgaagatgatgcCCAGCAGCTGGACTTCCAGCTCAAGGGCACTGATGACGAGtttgtagatgtagaacCAAATATGGAAGAGGGCAACGACGAGTGTGACACCAAGTCTATCGATATCATGGGCTCTCCAGCTAAGAAACCAAGAATATCGATAGCTTCGCCCAACGCAGCTATGGTAGGTGAGATAGATGGAGTGTtagatgacgaagatgcCAGCGACATGGACATTAATGACTTGTCGGAGTTGAACATCGTCAAGATAGACAATTTGATCAATACTGAAGATGACATGGAAAATAACCAGAACGATGACAAAAAGCCAAATACCCTTAACTTGCTCGAAGCTTCTGCTTCCCAAGAGTCATCGTTCCAAAGACCAACCAGCATCAACTGGAACGACGAAGGGAATTTGGATCTTGAGAATTCCAACGTTAATGAGGCATCTGGAGACAtcgatgatgatgaagaagaggaagaagatgaacagGGAGCCGTACTAGTAGAATCTACAGGGGTC ttgctCAATGGTGCTCAATACAATGTTGGTGAAGACATCCATCTGTTTTCTCCATTCAATCATGCCAATAACTCCAACGATACATCTATCTCTACACCAAGCAACATCACTCAATATGATGCCGAAATCGCTGACTTGGGAATCGCTTTGAGTCCTCAGCTGATGAAACAAACAACACAGTATCCACAGATCAAGAGGATAAGCTTCAGTGAAAACACTTCTTTCCAAGCAAGACGCACTTCTACCATGTCAAGATCTTCTGGCTCTATTTTGAGAAGAGATTCAGTTAAGTCCTACCTCAGTTATGATTCTGCATTCTCCGTTTCCAACGGTTCACATGGCTCAGACCAGATCTTTGATCATGACACTGgtttgagaaagaaaactgGTTACAACGACTTACGAGTTTTGGCTGGAAGCAATGGTGATTCTTTGACTGCTGAGGATAGAAAGTCACTTGAGCTTGCTGCCAACGTCAAGACTACGTCTATGAATTCATACGTTTCCagatcttcatctacaaggAAGAGTATTAGATTTAGCACGTTGTACGCCTTAACGGAATTACCATTCAATGCTAGTGACGAGAAAGTGTACCAATCCAGCAGAAAGGCCTCTCTAGTTCAGAGATCAACAATgtcagaagaaatggaagacAGCTCGATCTTTTCTGTCACTATGAAGAGCAACAAGAATTCTGTCAGAACAAATGGTGGAGAAGGTCGTTCTAGTAATGCTGGATCAGACCATTCAGTAGCAATTCCTGGAATCAGCAACAATgtcttgaaggaattggctGCTATTCCAGATGAATCATATCAATCTAGAGATCCTGTAGAATTTGCtttgaacaaattggaGGGTAGAAGGTCCGAAAGCACC TCAATCAAAAATCGTAATAGCGCCAAGAGCGAAGAACCTACGAATGCCGAAGAAATTCATGAACTCAAGCAGCTGAACAATACAGAGGAAATACTCCACGCAATCAACAATGCCAATACGGAGGATGCCATTGAATTTACAGATTACGATATGACTCAAGAACCTCCATTGACACcaatcaaaaagaagagcaaTCCAGCAAAGAACCCAATCACTTCCACTCCAAACAACGATAGTATTATCTACCTCAACCAATCGGCTATGAACACCCGTTCTTCTAGTCCTGTATTCCAGACTCCAAAGATAATCTTGGACAACTATTCATTACATAATGTCTATCTTTCAGTTGAGAATGTAATGGATAACGAGACACATATATCATTTGTGTTAAGCAACGACTCGACATCACTAGCCAACCATTTCACCATGATTGAGAAGGACATGTTACAGGAAGTGGACTGGAAGGAATTGATTGAGTTGAAATGgaacaaggaattgaatCCAGTGAATAGTTGGTTGGAAATCATCGTCAACGACAAGTACTACAATGCCAATAAGGGTGTAAATTTAGTTATTGCCAGATTCAATTTGATGGTCAATTGGATTATTTCAGAAATCATCTTAACTAAAAaccaaaaggaaagaatcaGTATCATTTCCAGATTTATTCACATTGCTCAGAAATGTTACACTTTGCAGAAtttctcaactttgatGCAAGTCATCTTAGCACTCACATCCGAAAAGGTTCAACAATTAAGATatacttggaagaatttGGCTCCTGGCGACATTTTGATGCTCAAaaacttggaagaattgtcttctccattgaagaatttcttgaacatcAGATTGTGTATTAACCACATGAAGCCCTCGAAGGGTTGCATACCATTTGTTGGTCTTTATCTTTCTGATTTGGTGTTCAATGCCGAAAGACCAACGTTCATAAAAAGGG CTCCAAGCTTTCCAGATCTAGATGACACTGCTTCTACCATTAATAGTCGAAACGAGTCTGAAAAGTTagtcaacttttcaaagttcAGAACTTCGGTTCATATTGTCAAGTCGTTGTCTCAGTGTATTGAGTGGTCCTCTAACTACGAGATGGAAATCGACCCAGATTTATTGTCCAGATGTCTTTACATCAAATCCTTGGACGAAGAGGAAATGAACTACTGTTTGGAGAACATTGACGATTATTAG
- the ADY2 gene encoding Accumulation of DYads (member of the TC 9.B.33 YaaH family of putative transporters~go_component membrane~go_function molecular function unknown~go_component membrane~go_function molecular function unknown) — protein MSADLENQIPQEHKLVVEDSNTPVGLSGNDEGHNITKVVTEGDYITFGNERYLRSELVQAFGGSLNPGLSPPPKHDFANPAPLGLSGFALTTFVLSLINCEARGVTIPNIVVGLAFFYGGAAQLIAGMFEIAVGNTFGGVALSSYGGFWGSWAAIQVDSFGIVEAYGTDTTQLRYAVGIFLVGWFIFTFFMMLMTLKSTVAFFSIFFFLSITFLLLAIAEFKDSTSVKKAAGVFGVITAFAAWYNAYAGIANEQNSYIVIKAIPLPDLQDRKRK, from the coding sequence ATGTCTGCCGACTTAGAAAACCAAATTCCGCAAGAGCACAAGttggttgttgaagactCCAACACCCCAGTGGGTCTTTCTGGCAACGACGAGGGCCACAACATCACCAAGGTTGTCACTGAGGGTGACTACATCACCTTCGGTAACGAAAGATACTTGAGATCCGAGTTGGTCCAAGCCTTTGGTGGTTCTCTTAACCCCGGTTTGTCTCCTCCACCCAAGCATGACTTTGCCAACCCAGCTCCTTTGGGTTTGTCTGGTTTCGCTTTGACCACCTTCGTGTTGTCGTTGATCAACTGTGAAGCTAGAGGCGTCACCATCCCCAACATTGTCGTTGGTTTGGCCTTCTTTTACGGAGGTGCTGCCCAGCTTATTGCTGGTATGTTCGAGATCGCTGTTGGAAACACCTTTGGTGGTGTCGCTTTGTCTTCGTATGGTGGTTTCTGGGGTTCCTGGGCTGCTATCCAGGTCGACAGCTTCGGTATCGTAGAAGCTTATGGTACTGACACCACCCAGTTGAGATATGCCGTTGGTATCTTCTTGGTTGGTTGGTTTatcttcaccttctttATGATGTTGATGACCTTGAAATCTACTGTCgccttcttctccatattcttcttcctttcgATTACATTCTTACTTTTGGCAATTGCTGAATTCAAAGACTCCACTTCTGTCAAGAAGGCTGCTGGTGTCTTTGGTGTCATCACTGCCTTTGCTGCCTGGTACAACGCCTACGCCGGTATTGCCAATGAACAGAACTCGTACATTGTCATCAAGGCTATCCCACTCCCAGACTTGCAAGACCGTAAGAGAAAGTAA